From a region of the Brevibacterium siliguriense genome:
- a CDS encoding adenylate/guanylate cyclase domain-containing protein produces the protein MAVSDFTAGFDIVEPDSLGTPEVGDSEGASRHAQLPGDGSQSDDGSAQTADEPAQTAHESQPAAAPSAEAESQTGSEDPSDSDPSTNIVPEPGGESSSRAEADDRSADRFIDEDVESRTDEPSDEAGGDDEPVGGLTGSAPQAGEVGAELADEVTAGPETSSADTASADAASADAEPGVDVDEDFFSGLREDPRTTALPIIDEDDVEGAFDDDGPDFDDTIYETRTAAERLEEILLDGKRVLDRREAAKLGGISTVSARKMWRALGMSQAKPTDKAYTVSDAHALRIWAKPVADGLIDQTTALSLARAIGQTTDRLVVWQMETLVEFLTEEKGLTDPEARRDALAVVEEMIDPLQKMLTYSWRRNLADVMGRLNVNVSDGLAMDNRQGWYDSSMPLARAVGFIDLVSFTRLSQKMEPRQLADMVQEFQGMAYNIVATGGGRVIKTVGDEVFFAASTPLAGAEIAMTLMERVTAAEDLPQARVGFVWGRVLSRLGDIFGSSVNLAARLTAVADPGTIFTDEETARVLSASDDYVFEPRDSISLHGLGETSIGEMKRGTAAQMRLDLDDETES, from the coding sequence ATGGCGGTTTCGGACTTCACCGCCGGATTCGACATCGTCGAACCGGACAGTCTGGGCACACCCGAGGTCGGAGATTCCGAAGGCGCTTCCAGGCACGCTCAGTTACCTGGCGACGGATCACAGTCGGACGACGGATCAGCACAGACCGCCGACGAACCAGCCCAGACAGCTCACGAATCACAGCCGGCTGCCGCACCTAGTGCCGAGGCCGAATCCCAGACCGGTTCGGAGGATCCGTCCGATTCCGACCCTTCGACGAATATTGTCCCCGAGCCGGGCGGTGAGAGCTCGTCCCGCGCCGAGGCGGACGACCGTTCCGCGGACAGGTTCATCGATGAGGACGTCGAGTCCAGAACCGACGAACCGTCTGACGAGGCCGGAGGCGACGACGAACCAGTCGGCGGTCTGACCGGCTCCGCTCCCCAAGCCGGGGAGGTCGGCGCCGAGCTCGCCGACGAGGTCACGGCCGGTCCGGAGACATCCTCCGCAGACACAGCCTCTGCAGACGCGGCCTCTGCCGATGCGGAACCGGGCGTCGACGTCGATGAGGACTTCTTCAGCGGACTGCGCGAGGATCCGCGCACCACAGCGCTGCCGATCATCGATGAAGACGACGTCGAGGGTGCTTTCGACGACGATGGTCCCGACTTCGACGACACGATCTATGAGACCCGCACGGCTGCCGAACGGCTCGAAGAGATCCTGCTCGACGGAAAACGCGTCCTCGATCGACGCGAGGCCGCGAAACTCGGTGGAATCTCCACTGTCTCGGCGCGGAAGATGTGGCGGGCACTCGGCATGTCTCAGGCGAAGCCGACGGACAAGGCCTACACGGTCAGCGATGCGCACGCCCTGCGGATCTGGGCCAAACCCGTCGCCGACGGACTCATCGACCAGACCACCGCACTGTCCCTGGCCCGGGCGATCGGACAGACGACGGACCGCCTCGTCGTCTGGCAGATGGAGACCCTCGTCGAGTTCCTCACAGAAGAGAAGGGACTGACCGATCCGGAAGCACGCCGGGACGCCCTGGCCGTCGTCGAAGAGATGATCGACCCGCTGCAGAAGATGCTCACCTACTCCTGGCGGCGCAACCTCGCCGACGTCATGGGGCGCCTCAACGTCAACGTCTCCGACGGACTGGCCATGGACAACAGGCAGGGCTGGTACGACTCGTCGATGCCGTTGGCCCGCGCCGTCGGATTCATCGACCTCGTCTCCTTCACTCGACTGTCACAGAAGATGGAGCCCAGGCAGCTGGCGGACATGGTCCAGGAGTTCCAGGGCATGGCCTACAACATAGTCGCCACCGGCGGCGGACGAGTGATCAAGACCGTCGGAGATGAAGTGTTCTTCGCCGCCTCAACCCCACTGGCCGGAGCCGAGATCGCCATGACGCTGATGGAACGCGTCACCGCTGCCGAAGATCTGCCCCAGGCACGAGTCGGCTTCGTCTGGGGCAGGGTGCTCTCCCGCCTCGGCGATATCTTCGGCTCCAGCGTCAATCTCGCCGCACGCCTGACGGCTGTTGCCGATCCCGGAACGATCTTCACCGACGAGGAGACCGCACGAGTGCTCTCGGCCTCGGACGACTACGTCTTCGAACCCCGCGATTCGATCTCGCTGCACGGGCTCGGAGAGACCTCCATCGGTGAGATGAAGCGCGGCACCGCGGCCCAGATGCGCCTGGACCTCGACGACGAAACCGAGAGCTGA
- a CDS encoding biotin--[acetyl-CoA-carboxylase] ligase has product MNSQHNSLLVDVDSVRRTIADRGLTLPPLIWDDSCASTNDELARSVREGAVSGSPVPEFTIRGTDFQNAGHGRLGRTWTVPARRSLTWSILLTPPAGFSQWGWIPLIAGEAVHFAVAEAGVPAAIKWPNDVLTADGKKLCGILARVEPFAGGAQIVLGMGLNTRLEPADLPREDASSLAIETGVDGSEIDHEALLVSILSTLIPCYGELIDYGDEDFRDSRTAQRVREHMVTLGSRVRVEKPDGTDIIGTATGLDSGADLIIDDRVSLSAGDVHHLRPVASPTVPERSDR; this is encoded by the coding sequence GTGAACAGCCAACACAATTCTCTTCTCGTCGACGTGGACTCAGTGCGCCGCACCATTGCGGATCGTGGTCTCACGCTCCCGCCGCTGATCTGGGACGATAGCTGCGCGTCGACGAATGACGAACTCGCGCGGTCGGTCCGGGAGGGCGCCGTCTCCGGTTCGCCCGTTCCCGAGTTCACCATCCGCGGCACGGATTTTCAGAACGCCGGACACGGCCGCCTGGGCCGGACCTGGACGGTGCCCGCCCGCCGGTCGCTGACCTGGTCGATTCTGCTCACACCCCCGGCCGGATTCTCCCAGTGGGGATGGATCCCGCTCATCGCCGGTGAGGCCGTGCATTTCGCCGTCGCCGAGGCGGGGGTGCCCGCCGCGATCAAATGGCCCAACGATGTGCTCACCGCCGATGGAAAGAAGCTGTGCGGAATCCTGGCACGCGTCGAACCTTTCGCCGGCGGCGCGCAGATCGTGTTGGGGATGGGACTGAACACCAGGTTGGAGCCCGCGGACCTGCCGCGAGAGGACGCGAGCTCCCTGGCGATCGAAACCGGAGTCGACGGTTCAGAAATTGATCATGAAGCGTTGCTAGTCTCCATTCTGAGCACATTGATCCCCTGCTACGGAGAGCTGATCGACTATGGAGACGAAGATTTCCGCGACAGCCGCACAGCGCAGAGAGTGCGTGAACATATGGTGACGCTCGGATCCAGGGTTCGTGTCGAGAAGCCCGACGGCACCGACATCATCGGCACTGCCACGGGGCTGGACTCCGGAGCCGACCTCATCATCGATGATCGGGTGTCGCTGAGCGCCGGAGATGTCCATCATCTGCGTCCCGTCGCATCACCGACCGTTCCGGAGAGGAGCGATCGCTGA